The window GTTCCGGGTTCGTCGGCCCTCTCCGGCTCCGGCTCCCTCTCCGGCTTCCTCTCCAACTCCCGGTCCCTCTCCGTCTCCGCATCCGCGTCGCCGTCGTCGTACACCGTCAGTCGTACGCCGGGGCGGCCGTCCGGGAGGGTCGTCGTCGCGTCGATCGAGACGGTGACGCGGGTGGTGCCGGTGCGGCGGGACGCGGCCGCGAGGGCGTCGCGGAGGGCGGTGAGTAGGCGGGTGGCCACCGGGTTCGGGACGCGGGCGTCGACGGGCCCCGTGAACTGTACGGAGGGCTGGAATCCGAGGGCCGCCGCCGCGCCTGCCGTCTCGCGGAGGACCTTGCCCCGGAACGTGGTGGGGGCGTCGGCGGGCGGCTGCTGCAGCGCGAAGATCGCCGTACGGACCTCCTGGACGGTCGACCGGAGTTCCTCGACGGCCCGGCCCAGCATCGCGTGGACCTCGGCGTCCTGCTCCTCGTCGGCGGTGCGGCGCTGGGTGGACTCCAGCATCATGCCGGTCGCGAAGAGCCGCTGTACGACCAGATCGTGCAGGTCACGGGCGATCCGGTCACGGTCCTCGAAGACCGCGAGCCGCTCCCTGCGCTGCTGGGCGTCCGCGAGGACGAGCGCGAGGGCGGCCTGCGAGGCGAACTGCGTGGCCAGCAACTGCTCCACGGACGTGTACGGACGGTCGCCGCGCCGACGCGGGAGGGCGAGGGTGCCGATGAGCCGGCCGCCGGCCTGGAGCGGCAGCAGCATGCTCGGCCCGAACCGGTGCCGTACCTCCGTCGTCATACGCGGGTCGGTCGCCGAGTCGTCGACGAACACCGGCTCCCCGCCCAGGAGTTGATCGAGGACCGCACTGCCCGGCGCGATGGTCGTACCGACGAGACCGCCCGGGTCGTCGGGCGTCGACGCCGTCACGATCTCCATGCCGCCCTCGTCGGTGGGCTGGAGGATCACCCCGGCCGAGGCATCGGCGAGCATCCGGGCGCGCTCGGCGACCGTCATCAGCGCGTCGGCCGCCGTCTCACCGGTGAGCAGTGCCGTGGTCACGGCCGCCGCGCCCTCGATCCAGCGTTCCCGCTGACGGACCGTCTCGTACAGGCGGGCGTTGCCGATCGCGATGCCCGCCTGGGTGGCCAGCACGCGCACCAACTGCTCGTCCTCGCCCGTGAAATCGCCGCCGTCGCGTTTCCCGGTGAGACGGAGGCGTCCGTACGCGTCATTCCGTACGTGCACCGGCACGTCGAGGCGGCTGTCCGTGTCCTGCCCGGCAGCCGGTGGTTCGGCCGTGTGGAACTCCGTCGGGCAACCGTCGTCGTCACCGTGATCGCCAACGTGTCCGGGGTCGGTGGCCTCCAGGGTCGCGTGCCGGGCGTCGGTCAGCTCGGCCGCGGTGTCCACGATGTGCTGGAGCGTGGCAGGCAGCTCCGGGTCGGCGCCGACGCCCAGGACGGCTTCGAGCAGGCGGGGGAGCGGGCCACGGGGAGTGGACGGCTCGCTGGGTTCGACGGGCTCAGGGGGACCGACGGGCTCGGGGGGTTCGGAGGCTTGGCTCATGCGGGCGGCGGAGGGTCCGGCTCTCTGCGTACGGGCTGCATACGGTCTGCGTAGGGTCTGTGGGCGGTCCGCGTTCGGGGTGGCGCTCAGGTGGCCAGCGGGTCGAGGGCCAGGGGCTCGATCCTGCCCTCCAGCATCGCGCCCAGGCCGAGGACCGCGCACACGTCGGGGCGTTCGGCGATGTGCACCGGCATGCCCGTCGCGTGCCGCAGCATCTGGTCGAGGCCCGGCAGCAGGGCGCTGCCGCCGACCATCATGATCCCGCGGTCGGCGAGGTCGGCCACCAGGTCCGGCGGGCAGACGCGGAGCACCTTGCCGATGCCGTCGAGGACGGCGGTCAGCGGGGTCTGGATCGCGTCGCGCACGGCGGCCGTGTCGACCTGCACGGAACGGGCGAGGCCGGTGGCCACGTCCCTGCCGTGGATCTCGGTGGAGGCGGGGCCGTGCGGGGTCAGCCCGTTCCCGGAGAGGGCGAGCTGCAGCGGTCGTACGGACTGCGACGGAAGCATCAACTCGTGCTGGTGGCGCAGGTGTTGGACGATCGCGTGGTCGATGGCCTCGCCGCCGACCGGGATGCGCGCGGCGGTCACGATCGATCCGAGGGACAGCACCGCGACCTGGGTGGCGGCGGCCCCGCACACCATGATCATGGTCGCCTCGGGCCGCTCGACGGGCAGCCCGCAGCCCACTCCGGCGGCGATGAGCGTGTCGACGAGCTCGACGCGCCGCGCACCGAGTCCGACGAGCGTCTCGACGGCGGCGCGCTCCGCGAGCGGGTCGGCGTCGTGCGGGGTGCAGATGGCCGCCCGCAGCCGGGGCTTGCGGCGCAGGGCGCGGCGCACCTTGTCGCCGAGCAGCTGGCGGAGCATGCGCTGGGCCATCTCGATGTCGACGACCGTGCCGCCGGAGACGGGCCGTACGACGCGGATGTAGTCGGGCGTGCGGCCCGTCATCTTCTCCGCGAACTCGCCGACGGCGATCAGGGCGCCGGTCTTCGTGTTCACGGCGGCGACGCTCGGCTGGTCCACGACGAGCCCGGCGCCCTTCACGAACACACGCGTCCTCGCCGCCCCCATGTCGACGGCGAAATGGCAGCGGCGCAACTGCTCCAGGCTGGCGGTCATCGCGGGTCCTCCCGAGAGCACGGACGGTGGGACTCGGCCGGGCGGCGGTCCTCCTTCGCATCGTGGGGGACCTGACGGGGTGTCGCCTTTTGAGGTGGGCCGGGTGGGGTGCCGCTGGATGGGTGGTCTTGGGCGAGGGCGTGGGTCCCGGTGGTGGGCGCGGGGCTCAGGTGTTGGGGAGTGCCTGGATCAGGGGCGCCCATGAGGCGGTGGTCAGCTCGCAGCCCGCGCGGAGCAGGCGCTGTCTGTGCGGCTCGGAGCGGGTGTAGCCGAGGAAGCGGAGGCCGATGGCGTTCGCGGCGGTCAGCTCGGCGACCGACGAGCCGACCAGCACGGCGTCCGACGGCGACGCGCCGAGCTGGTCCAGGGCCCGCAGGAGGCAGTCCGGGTTCGGCATCAGCCGGGTCAGGTCCTCGGAGCGGCCGTGCACCCCGCCGTTCACCAGGCCGGTCAGCCGTCCGTGGGCCTGCAGATACATCCAGACGGCGCTCGGCGCGTTGTCCGCGACGACGGCGACGCGCCGGCCGAGGGCGTTGAGCGTGGTGATCAGGGAGTCGGAGAACGGGGTGGCCGTGGCGGTGGAGACGGCCCGCTCCTCGATGCGGTTGAGCCGGCGGCGCAGATCGGCTCCCAGGGGGTGCCCGGCGAACTCCCGCAACAGGTCGAGCGGGTTCGAACGCCCCTCCAGGCGTGATGTGGGTGCGCCCCCCGGCGACAGCGGCTCGCCGCTCGGCTCGCCACGCGGCACGGCGCTCGGCGCGGCTTCGGGGTGGCGCAGTTCGGCGAGGAGCGCGGTGAGCTCCTGGGTGACCTGGTCCTCCTTGGCCCGGGTGTAGAGGCGTACGAGAGGGCCGTCGAAGCCGATGAGTACGTGGGGCACGTCGACCAGGAAGGGGGCGGCGGCGTCCGGGGGCGGGGCGAACGACTCGGCCGCCGGAGGGAGGAACGGCGGCTCTTCCTTCGGCTTCAGCCGCACCGAGCACGTCACCGAGAGCCCGGGAACCGGCCAGCTGTGCAGCTCGTTGTGGAGCGCGCCCCGCGTGGGCACACGGTGGACCGGGTGACGACGGGTGACGCGTCCGGCCTCCTTGATGACGTGGCCGAGGAGGCGTTCGGTCACGTTGCCGGTGTCACCGCCCACGAACGCCACCGGGTCGTTCACGTGCCAGGCGAGCTCCACGGACGCGGCGAAGGTTCCGCCGCGGGAGCTGGGGAGGGACAGCCGGTGGCCGGACCGCTGGGGGGTGAGGTCGACCTCGTAGTACGTGATCGGGCGCCCCGAAGCGGGTGCCTCGTGGAGCCGGTCGGGGTCGAGGAGCGTCAGCGCGCCGCCGGAGGGCTTGATGACGATGGCGGTGCGGCCGGGCTCCGGAAGGGGGATCCACCTGGGCGGGCGGGTGGTGAACGGGCCGCGGACGAGGTCGCCCTGCTCGATCTCGGGATCCGGGGCGAGCTCCGGAAGGTTCAGGGGGCAGTACCAGGCGAGGACCGGACCGTCGCGCTGCTCCGCGTGCAACGGCCGGAAAAGAGTGAGGTCGACGGGGAGGTCGCTGTTCGCGAGTTCCTCGTACAGGACGGGCGAGAGGAGGAGCGCGATGTCCGACTGCTCCGGTGCCGGCAGAGACTCCGGGGTGGGGGGCTGCGCGGTGTGCCAGAACGTCAACCGGACCCTGGGCGGCTCGTCCGCCTCCAGGAGTATGCCCGGCAGGTCGCGCAGGGCCGCGTTCAGTACGGCCAGCACGGACCGTACGGACAGCGCGGGACGTACGGACTGTTCGGGCCGGGTCGGTGGCTCGGCTGCGGTGGACACGACGTGGGCGTTGTCGACGGAGCGCATCTCGTAGTCGTCGGGAGCCAGGCCGCCGAGCGAGAGCAGCCAGACCAAGGAGTGGGAGAGCCTGTTGTGAGCCCTCCGGTGGTCGTCCGCGTCCGCGCACTCCATCGTGATGGTCGGCCGAGTGGCGTCCGCGATGCGGCTCAGGTTGCTGAGGGCGAGGAGGTGCAGTCGGCGGAGGTCCTCGTGTTCGGGGTGCGTGCGGAGCAGGTCGCCCAGGTCGCTGGCCGCCTGTTCGAAGTGGCCCAGTTCCAGGTCGAGTTCGGCGCGGGTGACGTGGAGCGAGAGACGCAGGGCGCGCAGCCGGGTGCGGGTCGCCTCGGCGGCGGGGCCGGGGACTCCGTCGAGGGGTTCGCCGTACCAGAGGTCGAGGGCGCGTTGGACGGCGTCGCGGGCCGTCGTCGGGTCACCGTCCTCGCGACGGGACTTCGCCTCGGCGACGAGCTCCTCGCAGCGGTTCACGTCGACGCTGTGGTGCGGCGCGTACAGGGCGTAGCCGTCCCCGGTGGTGGTGAGAAGGCCGGGACCCAGGATCTTCCGCAGCCCCGAGGAGTAGGTGGACAGTCCTCCCGCGCGGCCCGGGGAGTGCCGCCCCCACAGTCCCTCGGTCAGCTCGATGTGTGTCACAGGACTGCCGTGTCGCAGGAGCAACATGCACAGCACGGCCTGTTCCTCGGGGGAATGGTTGTGGAGGACGTCGTCGTCCCGCTCGATCCGCACCGGACCGAGCAGGCCGTAGCGGTGTCGGTCCGCGGCGAAGGCGGCCGCGCTCGCGCCGAAGGAGGGGTCCATGAGGAACTCGGCGGCGCGACGCTGTCGGTCCGTGTCCGGAGAGAGCAGAAGACGGACGGCTGCGGCGAGCCGTGACCTGAACGCCCGCGCGAACTCCCGGAGTTCCTCCGGTGCCTCCTCCGTGCCCAGGCTCTCCAGCAGGTGTCCGAGGTCCTCCAGGTCCTTCGACTCGCCGTTCTCCCGGTCCCGCACCAGCTCGAAGTGCGTGATCCTGACGGTGCCGTCCGGAGACATCAACAGGCTCTGGGGTGTGAGGCGACCGTGTGCGACACCCTGTTCATGCAGGGCCGCGAGACCCAGCGCGATCTGCCGCACCACGGACACGCACGCCGTGAAGGGCAGTCGTGAGCTCTCGGCGGGTGTGGCTCCCTCCACGAACTCCGTGACCAGATACGCCATGTCGTCCTCGACACCGAAGTCGTGGACGTCCATCACGTTGGCGTGCCGGACACCGGAGAGAACGCGCGCGGCGCTCAGGAAATGCTCATGCCGCTCCGGCCCGATCGGGCGCGGGTACACGGCGACCGTCCTACCGGACCGGATGTCCTCGGCCTCCATCACGTGCTTGCCCCGCCCCAGCCGCCGTACGAGCCGGTACCTGCCGAGCACCAGCCCGGTGGCCGGCCTCGGCGGGGCCCCGCCCATCCTCCGTACGCTCTCCTCCTGTACCGATGTGAACGGCTCGCCGTCGGCCGTGATGTTGCCGGGGCCCGGCACGGCGACGGGGAAGTCACCGGCCGCCACTCCGGCCCGCGCGTCGATCAACGCGCCCACTCGCTCGACGAGTTCGGAGGTGCGGCCGAGTGCCGTGCGGGGCAGGGTGCGCTTCAGCAGTTCGCGTACACCGGGGCGGAAGGCGTACGAGCCCGCCCTGCCCGGGACCGCGATCAGGGCGCCGCTGAGGATCACCTCGGCGAGGTGCTGCGGCTGGGGATTCCGCTCGATCGCCGCCTGGACCAGACGCATGACCGGCAACTCGGGGCGCCCGACGGCGAGATGACCGGCGAGCCGGAAGGCCTCGGGGGAGGCGAGAGAACGGAAGCGGAGCAACAGCTCCTCGGGGGAGAGCTGCTCGATGTCGCTGCGGCCCCATTCGTCGACCGGCGCGGGCGGCGGGGCGGCGCCCAACAGGCCTACCGCGCCCGGCAGTCGGCCCCCGCCCGCCACCAGCGCCGACCAGTTCGCCAGCCAGGGCGCCGAGGCCTCCAGGACGGGGAGGGGGAGCGCGTCCCGGGGGAGGTCCTCCATGGCGTACGAGTCCACGTCGTACGCGGAGTTGGGCGCGGCGGGCCCCGGTGCGGCGATCCGGGCGGTGGTGGCGGGCAGTGCGGTGGTGCGCCACAGGCGTTCCGGGAGCGGCTGGACCACGGCGACCGGCATCCTGGCGGACCAGCGGCGCAGCGTGGCGTACCAGCGGTTGCCCGCCGGGCCGTCCCGCCACTGCGGGCCCATGCAGTCGCTGATCAGCAGAGTGACCGTTCGCCCGTCCGCGTACGCCTCCTGCGAGCCCGGGCGGCGTACCGTGCCGTCGGTCTCCAGCCGGTGCAGCTCCACCGTGCGGAAGATGCCCGACTGGGCGAGCGCCGAGTGCAGTTCGCGGACGAGCGGGCGCCAGATGGGCATCGTCGGGCCGGTGTCGTGCACGAGGTGGAGCGTCAGCCAGCGTTCGGTCGCGGGGCGCAGGACGGGCAGCCACCACTGCGGGGCGGCTCCGAGCCGGGCGATCCGGTGTGCGGTGGCCGCCTCGTCCAGTTCCTGTCCGAACGGGGCGGGGGCGCTTCGCTTGAGGGGGCGGAGGGCGCGTTGGAGTTTCAGGGGGTGGGGGAGCATGGGTGGGGCGGGGGCCAGTAGTGAGGTGTACGGGGTGGTGTTCGGGGTGGCCGCCTGGGACGTGTCTGTCTGTGTGGATGTGCCGGGTAGGCGCAGGGGGACCCTGTTGTGTGGGTGCTCGGGGATTTGGGGGTGGTGGGTGGGGTGCGGTGGGGGGTTTGCTGCGGGCTCGTTGTGGCTTGTCGCGCAGTTCCCCGCGCCCCCAAGATTTGGGGGTGCCGTGGGTGAATCCGTGCCCGAGCCCGCGTCGGCGCCCGAGCCCCCGCCCGTGCCCGAGTTGGGAGCGGTCGAGGGCGTGGTTGGAGAGTTGGTCTCGGGGGGCTTCATGTGGCCGGCCAGCCATAGGAGTTCGGCCAGTTCCACGGAGGTCGGGGTGGGGCCGTTGCCGGCCTCCGTGAGGACGTCGGCCAGGCGGGCGGCGCCGGGACCGGTGTCGGCGCCGGTCGTGGCGTTGACACCGGTGGTGGCGGCGGCCTCAGAAGACATCCGATTCGTCTCCCGTGCGGCTCAGGTACGGCATCAGCTGCTCCGCCAGGTCGTCGCGCGACGACGCGTCGATGCCTGCCGTGCCCGTGAGGTAGATGGCGTTGAGGAGTTGGTCCGTGGCGAGTTCGCCGTCCGTTCCCCGGGACAGGAAGCGCTCGATCAATTCCCGTGCGTGCGCGTCGGGTTCGCCGAGATGGGCGCGGACGATGCTCTCCAGATGGGCGGCGCGGGGCTGGTGGAGTTCGAGGCGGACACAGCGGCGGAGGAACGCGGGCGGGAACTCCCGCTCGCCGTTGCTGGTGAGGACCACGAAGGGGAAGGCGCGGCAGCGGACCCGGCCGCGCGAGACCTCGACCCGTTCGTCCGTGCCGTCGACCATGACCTCGGCGGAGGGGGTGTGCCGGGCGGCGCGGACCAGCTCCGGGATCTCGTACTGGCCCTCCTCCAGGATGTTGAGGAGGTCGTTCGGCAGGTCCAGGTCGCACTTGTCGATCTCGTCGATCAGCAGGGCGCGCGGACGGCCGTACGGCAGGAGTGCCGTGCCGAGCGGGCCGAGGCGCAGATGGTCCTGGAGCCCGCCATCGGTGGGGAGTTCATCGTCCGGCGGTACCTCGCGGGCGGCGGCGCGTCCTGCCGCGTACAGGCGGGAGAGCGGATCGTACTGGTAGAGGCCGTCGTGGAGTGTGGCTCGGCTGGTGATGTTCCAGCGCAGTACGGGGCCCAGCCGCAACTCCCTTGCCACCGCGTACGCGAGGCTCGACTTGCCGCTGCCCGGCGGGCCCGTCACCAGGAGCGGGCGGCGCAAGTACAGGGCCGCGTTGACGAGTTGGACCGCCCGGTCCGTGGCGCGGTAGGTGCGGGCGCGGTGCCGACGGTCCGGGGAGGTCGCCGAGGCGTCGTCGTTCTCGGCGGGGGTCGCCAGCTCCGGGCCGCCGTCGAAGGCGCGCCAGGGTGGTGGCGCGGGCAGCTCGGCGATGCCGTCGTGCGGTTCGCTCGTACCCGTGTAGACGGGCCACAGGGACATGGTCTCTCCGAACGTGTTCCGTGTTCCGTTGTGCGTTCCGTGCTTCAGTCGACGGCTTCGGGCCGCCTTTCATCAACCGATTTCCAGCGGCATCCTCAGCGGTCTCCTCCATGGCGTTCTCAACGGCCTTCTCAACGGCCTTCTCAACCAACGGGGTTGTGCGCGTAGCCGACGGGGTCGGGGAGGCATTCGGGGTCCTCCCAGAGCAGTGCCAGATCGTGCGCCCAGTGCGGTTCAGCGGTGCCGGACGCGTACGCCGTCTCGCGCAACTCATGGACGTACTGCGGGAGTTCGTGGGGCGGCAGGTCCGCGAGGTGTTCGGCGAGGCGGTCCAGGAACTCCGAGCCCGGGCAGTCCGCGGGCCGCCCGCACTGATGCTCGCCGCGGCAGCCGGAGCGCGGCCACAGCATCACCGGCACGGCCGCGTTCAGGCTCGCCTGGAACAGCCGTCTGACCCCGTCGGCGCGGGGCGGCGTGCCGAAGCCCACCATGTCGGCGTCCCGGCGCAGGTCGATGGTCAGTTTCACCTGGTCCTGGCCGACGGCCCAGCAGTCGATGCGGTGCAGCCGGGCCGCCGACCCAGAGTCCAGGGACCGCCACTTCTGTCTCAGCTTGTGCTGCAGGCCGCCGCTGCGCCGCCGCTCCAGGTCCATCACGACGAGCGGTGCGAAGGAGCCGAGCGGGCTGTCGTCGTCGGCGCTGCGCTTCCAGCGCGCCACATCCGCGTTGAGCCAGCGGCGCGGCAGTACGAAGGCGATCAACTCCCGGGCCCCTGGCTCCAGTTCGTGGTACGCCTCGTCGATGCGTTGCAG is drawn from Streptomyces liliifuscus and contains these coding sequences:
- a CDS encoding SAV_2336 N-terminal domain-related protein, which encodes MSSEAAATTGVNATTGADTGPGAARLADVLTEAGNGPTPTSVELAELLWLAGHMKPPETNSPTTPSTAPNSGTGGGSGADAGSGTDSPTAPPNLGGAGNCATSHNEPAANPPPHPTHHPQIPEHPHNRVPLRLPGTSTQTDTSQAATPNTTPYTSLLAPAPPMLPHPLKLQRALRPLKRSAPAPFGQELDEAATAHRIARLGAAPQWWLPVLRPATERWLTLHLVHDTGPTMPIWRPLVRELHSALAQSGIFRTVELHRLETDGTVRRPGSQEAYADGRTVTLLISDCMGPQWRDGPAGNRWYATLRRWSARMPVAVVQPLPERLWRTTALPATTARIAAPGPAAPNSAYDVDSYAMEDLPRDALPLPVLEASAPWLANWSALVAGGGRLPGAVGLLGAAPPPAPVDEWGRSDIEQLSPEELLLRFRSLASPEAFRLAGHLAVGRPELPVMRLVQAAIERNPQPQHLAEVILSGALIAVPGRAGSYAFRPGVRELLKRTLPRTALGRTSELVERVGALIDARAGVAAGDFPVAVPGPGNITADGEPFTSVQEESVRRMGGAPPRPATGLVLGRYRLVRRLGRGKHVMEAEDIRSGRTVAVYPRPIGPERHEHFLSAARVLSGVRHANVMDVHDFGVEDDMAYLVTEFVEGATPAESSRLPFTACVSVVRQIALGLAALHEQGVAHGRLTPQSLLMSPDGTVRITHFELVRDRENGESKDLEDLGHLLESLGTEEAPEELREFARAFRSRLAAAVRLLLSPDTDRQRRAAEFLMDPSFGASAAAFAADRHRYGLLGPVRIERDDDVLHNHSPEEQAVLCMLLLRHGSPVTHIELTEGLWGRHSPGRAGGLSTYSSGLRKILGPGLLTTTGDGYALYAPHHSVDVNRCEELVAEAKSRREDGDPTTARDAVQRALDLWYGEPLDGVPGPAAEATRTRLRALRLSLHVTRAELDLELGHFEQAASDLGDLLRTHPEHEDLRRLHLLALSNLSRIADATRPTITMECADADDHRRAHNRLSHSLVWLLSLGGLAPDDYEMRSVDNAHVVSTAAEPPTRPEQSVRPALSVRSVLAVLNAALRDLPGILLEADEPPRVRLTFWHTAQPPTPESLPAPEQSDIALLLSPVLYEELANSDLPVDLTLFRPLHAEQRDGPVLAWYCPLNLPELAPDPEIEQGDLVRGPFTTRPPRWIPLPEPGRTAIVIKPSGGALTLLDPDRLHEAPASGRPITYYEVDLTPQRSGHRLSLPSSRGGTFAASVELAWHVNDPVAFVGGDTGNVTERLLGHVIKEAGRVTRRHPVHRVPTRGALHNELHSWPVPGLSVTCSVRLKPKEEPPFLPPAAESFAPPPDAAAPFLVDVPHVLIGFDGPLVRLYTRAKEDQVTQELTALLAELRHPEAAPSAVPRGEPSGEPLSPGGAPTSRLEGRSNPLDLLREFAGHPLGADLRRRLNRIEERAVSTATATPFSDSLITTLNALGRRVAVVADNAPSAVWMYLQAHGRLTGLVNGGVHGRSEDLTRLMPNPDCLLRALDQLGASPSDAVLVGSSVAELTAANAIGLRFLGYTRSEPHRQRLLRAGCELTTASWAPLIQALPNT
- a CDS encoding AAA family ATPase: MSLWPVYTGTSEPHDGIAELPAPPPWRAFDGGPELATPAENDDASATSPDRRHRARTYRATDRAVQLVNAALYLRRPLLVTGPPGSGKSSLAYAVARELRLGPVLRWNITSRATLHDGLYQYDPLSRLYAAGRAAAREVPPDDELPTDGGLQDHLRLGPLGTALLPYGRPRALLIDEIDKCDLDLPNDLLNILEEGQYEIPELVRAARHTPSAEVMVDGTDERVEVSRGRVRCRAFPFVVLTSNGEREFPPAFLRRCVRLELHQPRAAHLESIVRAHLGEPDAHARELIERFLSRGTDGELATDQLLNAIYLTGTAGIDASSRDDLAEQLMPYLSRTGDESDVF
- a CDS encoding rod shape-determining protein, whose product is MTASLEQLRRCHFAVDMGAARTRVFVKGAGLVVDQPSVAAVNTKTGALIAVGEFAEKMTGRTPDYIRVVRPVSGGTVVDIEMAQRMLRQLLGDKVRRALRRKPRLRAAICTPHDADPLAERAAVETLVGLGARRVELVDTLIAAGVGCGLPVERPEATMIMVCGAAATQVAVLSLGSIVTAARIPVGGEAIDHAIVQHLRHQHELMLPSQSVRPLQLALSGNGLTPHGPASTEIHGRDVATGLARSVQVDTAAVRDAIQTPLTAVLDGIGKVLRVCPPDLVADLADRGIMMVGGSALLPGLDQMLRHATGMPVHIAERPDVCAVLGLGAMLEGRIEPLALDPLAT
- a CDS encoding sensor histidine kinase, with amino-acid sequence MSQASEPPEPVGPPEPVEPSEPSTPRGPLPRLLEAVLGVGADPELPATLQHIVDTAAELTDARHATLEATDPGHVGDHGDDDGCPTEFHTAEPPAAGQDTDSRLDVPVHVRNDAYGRLRLTGKRDGGDFTGEDEQLVRVLATQAGIAIGNARLYETVRQRERWIEGAAAVTTALLTGETAADALMTVAERARMLADASAGVILQPTDEGGMEIVTASTPDDPGGLVGTTIAPGSAVLDQLLGGEPVFVDDSATDPRMTTEVRHRFGPSMLLPLQAGGRLIGTLALPRRRGDRPYTSVEQLLATQFASQAALALVLADAQQRRERLAVFEDRDRIARDLHDLVVQRLFATGMMLESTQRRTADEEQDAEVHAMLGRAVEELRSTVQEVRTAIFALQQPPADAPTTFRGKVLRETAGAAAALGFQPSVQFTGPVDARVPNPVATRLLTALRDALAAASRRTGTTRVTVSIDATTTLPDGRPGVRLTVYDDGDADAETERDRELERKPEREPEPERADEPGTGTTVTWQSPLRPHP